The following are from one region of the Hyla sarda isolate aHylSar1 chromosome 6, aHylSar1.hap1, whole genome shotgun sequence genome:
- the LOC130277486 gene encoding 3-galactosyl-N-acetylglucosaminide 4-alpha-L-fucosyltransferase FUT3-like — MMPALQLTSNHKYFLAFPMLALIVFLLSAYSKFEEHGSLVPYCSSQLLSPEIEADLIVLLWTWPFGDHFPLNECPKPFNDPRCFFTDNRSWYSNANAVIFHHRDVCSSESQMPQTPRPEGQYWVWFNLESPSHSPNLHFMDNLINLTMTYRSDSDIFTPYGWLQKKNVSQNFTIPDKSKLVAWAVSNWNPSSRRVQYYNELKDHIPIDVYGRQHNRLSMNNFNEVLSNYKFYLSFENSIHRDYITEKLWRNALESGTVPVVLGPPRENYEKLIPSDSFIHVDDFPSAKDLADYLLELDKDPIKYEQYFKWRSRLQPVGGIHWQTQYCKACIALHRAPSYRTIKSLSKWYT; from the coding sequence ATGATGCCTGCATTACAACTTACATCTAACCATAAATATTTCCTAGCATTCCCCATGTTAGCTTTAATAGTGTTCCTACTATCTGCATATAGTAAGTTTGAGGAACATGGCTCTCTAGTACCCTATTGTTCTAGTCAGCTTCTTTCACCAGAAATAGAAGCAGATTTGATTGTGCTGCTATGGACATGGCCTTTTGGGGACCATTTTCCATTAAATGAGTGTCCAAAACCCTTTAATGACCCTCGGTGCTTTTTCACAGACAACCGCAGCTGGTACTCGAATGCAAATGCTGTCATTTTCCACCACAGAGATGTTTGCAGCTCAGAAAGTCAAATGCCACAGACCCCAAGACCTGAAGGACAGTACTGGGTGTGGTTTAACTTGGAATCTCCAAGCCATTCTCCAAACTTGCACTTTATGGACAACCTCATCAACCTCACCATGACCTACAGAAGTGACTCTGATATCTTCACTCCTTATGGTTGGTTGCAGAAGAAGAATGTATCTCAAAACTTTACTATCCCAGATAAGTCAAAATTGGTAGCATGGGCTGTAAGTAACTGGAATCCTAGTTCTAGACGGGTTCAGTATTATAATGAACTAAAGGATCACATACCCATAGATGTTTATGGCCGACAACACAATAGGTTATCGATGAACAACTTCAATGAAGTCTTATCAAACTATAAATTCTACTTATCATTTGAGAACTCTATACATAGAGACTACATCACAGAAAAACTCTGGAGGAATGCCCTAGAGTCTGGAACTGTGCCGGTAGTTCTTGGCCCACCTAGagaaaattatgaaaaattaattCCTTCCGATTCTTTTATTCATGTTGATGATTTTCCTAGTGCAAAAGACCTTGCTGACTACCTGCTGGAACTGGACAAAGACCCTATTAAATATGAACAGTATTTCAAATGGAGGTCAAGACTGCAACCAGTTGGGGGTATTCATTGGCAAACTCAATACTGCAAAGCCTGTATAGCGCTACATAGAGCCCCTTCATATAGAACTATTAAAAGTCTTTCTAAATGGTATACATAA